One window of the Colletotrichum destructivum chromosome 6, complete sequence genome contains the following:
- a CDS encoding Putative cytochrome P450 — translation MAIKQIVASSMASCQSTTLLAIFVALGAVSYIAFFRKPSLNMPVVVPDPGPEGVFNTLTRLYEKYPDTPFMLKTSRPIVILPGNLVDDVKNMPEDKVSLHAEVKIDHSMAVTKVGGGTYGSELLPTVRIDLTRHTNGAIPAILDELRFAMDIELNDVGSDKWSTKMLHMSVTKMSALMLSRIFIGRPISRRPEWLRSAIGYTIDLMRARHALNKYPYWLRLIIGKWVPEVKQMQSHLESGKKILMPIVENLVKERTSMKNPNSWEDEKKPLQHYMSDEEALEFDDAQGTFCSWLLKYAIIPEGASNEDIATSLALNQLALSWVSIHSVSYTVTRAMYDLATRPEYFAPLRQEIEDILKEDGFTTDEKGRRIMERTSYVKLRKLDSFLKESMRLCPNKLVNMARIVQSPVTLSTGHTLPAGTRIGVPVYHVMTSPSTQQTYDESAGMAPANEFDGFRFYKLRQQDGNENKFHYITTTSDYLAWGLGTHSCPGRFFSSTAIKVLFVEMLRFWDFRLVGDVDRKGGPAVGHRLNDFTLTTDVTVPLEIKRLEGAN, via the exons ATGGCTATCAAACAAATTGTCGCCAGCTCAATGGCGAGCTGCCAGTCCACCACGTTGCTGGCCATTTTCGTCGCGCTTGGTGCTGTGTCGTACATCGCATTCTTCAGGAAACCAAGCCTCAACATGCCAGTTGTGGTCCCTGATCCGGGCCCGGAAGGAGTTTTCAACACCCTCACGCGATTGTACGAGAAG TACCCCGACACTCCCTTCATGTTGAAGACATCGAGGCCAATTGTCATCCTCCCCGGCAATCTCGTTGACGATGTCAAGAACATGCCCGAAGACAAGGTCTCGCTCCATGCCGAGGTCAAGATCGACCACTCCATGGCCGTGACCAAGGTCGGAGGCGGCACATACGGCAGCGAGTTGCTGCCCACCGTCCGCATCGATCTGACCAGACATACCAACGGCGCCATCCCCGCCATCCTGGACGAGTTGCGCTTCGCCATGGACATCGAGCTCAACGATGTCGGCAGTGACAAGTGGTCGACCAAGATGCTTCACATGAGCGTCACCAAGATGTCGGCCCTCATGCTCTCGCGCATCTTCATCGGTCGCCCCATCAGCCGTCGCCCCGAGTGGCTGCGCTCGGCCATCGGGTACACTATCGATCTCATGCGCGCCCGCCACGCGTTGAACAAATACCCCTACTGGCTGCGTCTGATCATTGGCAAGTGGGTTCCCGAGGTCAAGCAGATGCAGTCCCATCTGGAAAGCGGCAAGAAGATCCTCATGCCCATTGTCGAGAACCTGGTCAAGGAGAGGACCAGCATGAAGAACCCAAACTCGTgggaggacgagaagaagcctCTCCAGCACTACATGTCCGACGAAGAAGCGCTCGAGTTTGACGACGCGCAGGGCACTTTTTGCTCGTGGCTGTTGAAGTACGCCATCATCCCCGAGGGCGCCTCGAATGAGGACATTGCGACCTCCCTGGCCCTCAACCAACTTGCCC TGTCGTGGGTGTCCATCCACAGCGTGAGCTACACGGTCACTCGTGCCATGTATGATCTCGCCACCAGACCAGAGTACTTCGCCCCCCTCCGTCAGGAGATCGAGGATATCCTGAAGGAGGACGGGTTCACCACGGACGAGAAGGGCCGCAGAATCATGGAACGCACATCTTACGTCAAGCTGAGGAAGCTCGACAGCTTCCTGAAGGAGAGCATGAGACTCTGCCCGAACAAGCTCGTCAACATGGCCCGCATCGTCCAGAGCCCTGTCACCCTCTCGACGGGCCACACGCTGCCCGCCGGCACTCGTATCGGTGTCCCGGTGTACCACGTCATGACCTCCCCCAGCACGCAACAGACCTACGACGAGAGCGCGGGCATGGCACCCGCCAACGAGTTTGACGGCTTCAGGTTCTACAAGCTGCGCCAGCAGGACGGCAACGAGAACAAGTTCCACTACATCACGACGACGTCCGACTACCTGGCCTGGGGGCTCGGCACCCACAGCTGTCCGGGCCGCTTCTTCAGCAGCACCGCCATCAAGGTGCTCTTTGTCGAAATGCTTCGCTTCTGGGACTTTAGGCTCGtgggcgacgtcgaccgcAAGGGCGGGCCGGCTGTCGGCCACAGGCTCAACGACTTCACCCTGACGACGGATGTCACGGTTCCGCTTGAGATTAAGCGTTTGGAGGGGGCTAACTAG
- a CDS encoding Putative terpenoid cyclases/protein prenyltransferase alpha-alpha toroid gives MTTETILSQQAIDLASSATDCIKQAADHAYSQMRPDGHWYLEVRSSISFTVQWLCIRQIIGPQLSREEATKFQTWILSQQSHENGSWGLAPSVHDWAGDVSTTVEAYFGLKLLGTPVDSKAMRKARAFILRNGGVGQVGVLTQLVLAVFGIISWKDMAQVPAELMALPAGLSPVNIYSFSYWSRVSAVPVMLLKHHQPIFPLYPLGSEDEEVLGATFLDELFVNPLDRTLKSIPRLSTLWQEGQVGRFACTMIDKAASMVEPVLKRSPLRTYCLDQCVQYIVQHLDDGGFGSLTISNFLCVVGLHAAGFPASHPVMGHLTTAMKDALWEDDNGLRMQVTIGPVWDTALMTLGLLETGLADDRTDLSIKWFKDHQILKTHGDYVVTNPRAALPGGWSFQYCNEYFPDNDDTLVCLFAIIMRNPKEINSACGSRALNWLLSMQGGDGGWGAYDIDNTSKIANLFPFADGVEFFDPSVPDISGRVLEVLGYIITEPTCSAILPPAVLQRVREACRRGLQYIAKSQDRLTGTWWARWHVNYLNGTSSVLCALPYLRSIEQPEEGILISEPLAWIQATQNADGGWGESLGSYRDETLAGRGLVSTPTQTAWAIMALLSHVPHTHPAIERGVQYLIRTQVDVPTGATWEQEAYVSVGFPNTLWLDFGCMKHGYPMVALGRYLHACKEH, from the exons ATGACGACAGAGACCATTCTTTCACAGCAAGCCATTGACCTTGCCTCATCGGCCACCGACTGCATCAAACAGGCGGCCGACCATGCCTACAGCCAGATGAGGCCAGACGGCCATTGGTATCTCGAGGTCCGCAGCAGCATCTCCTTCACAGTCCAGTGGCTCTGCATCCGACAAATCATCGGCCCCCAACTATCTCGGGAAGAGGCCACCAAGTTCCAGACCTGGATTCTATCACAACAGAGCCACGAGAACGGTTCATGGGGCCTGGCGCCCTCGGTCCATGACTGGGCCGGAGACGTCTCAACCACAGTCGAAGCCTACTTCGGATTGAAGCTTCTGGGCACACCAGTGGACTCCAAGGCGATGCGCAAGGCCAGGGCCTTCATTCTACGCAATGGAGGCGTCGGCCAAGTGGGCGTCTTAACACAGCTGGTGCTCGCAGTCTTTGGCATCATCTCTTGGAAAGACATGGCCCAAGTCCCCGCTGAACTGATGGCGCTTCCCGCCGGCCTCTCCCCCGTCAACATCTACTCATTCTCCTACTGGTCGCGGGTGTCGGCTGTGCCCGTGATGTTATTGAAACATCACCAGCCAATTTTCCCACTCTACCCTCTCGGTtccgaggacgaagaggtcCTTGGCGCGAcgttcctcgacgagctttTTGTCAATCCCCTAGATCGCACACTCAAGTCTATACCACGGCTGTCAACACTATGGCAGGAAGGCCAGGTTGGCCGCTTCGCCTGCACCATGATCGACAAGGCTGCCAGCATGGTTGAGCCGGTACTCAAGAGATCCCCCCTACGCACCTATTGCCTCGACCAATGTGTGCAGTACATCGTCCAGCACCTGGATGACGGTGGCTTCGGCTCCCTCACCATTTCTAACTTCTTGTGCGTCGTCGGCCTACATGCCGCCGGGTTTCCAGCAAGCCATCCCGTCATGGGACATCTCACGACTGCTATGAAAGACGCCCTCTGGGAGGACGACAACGGTCTGCGGATGCAGGTCACCATTGGCCCTGTTTGGGACACAGCTCTGATGACTCTCGGCCTACTTGAAACCGGATTGGCCGATGACCGGACAGATCTGTCAATCAAGTGGTTCAAGGATCACCAGATCCTCAAGACGCACGGCGACTACGTTGTGACTAACCCAAGAGCTGCTCTCCCTGGCGGGTGGTCATTCCAGTATTGT AATGAGTATTTCCCCGACAACGATGATACCCTGGTGTGCCTTTTCGCTATCATCATGCGCAACCCCAAGGAGATCAACTCGGCATGCGGATCCCGAGCCCTGAACTGGCTGCTTTCCATGCAagggggcgacggcggctggggcgCGTACGATATTGATAACACGAGCAAGATTGCCAACCTCTTCCCGTTCGCAGACGGCGTCGAGTTCTTTGACCCCAGCGTCCCCGACATCTCGGGCCGCGTCTTAGAGGTCCTCGGGTACATCATCACCGAACCCACGTGTTCTGCCATCCTGCCCCCGGCTGTTCTCCAACGCGTTCGCGAGGCCTGCAGACGAGGTCTTCAGTACATCGCCAAGTCGCAAGACAGGCTTACAGGCACCTGGTGGGCAAGGTGGCATGTCAACTACCTCAACGGCACCAGTAGCGTGCTCTGTGCGCTGCCGTATCTGCGGTCTATCGAGCAGCCGGAGGAGGGCATCCTCATCTCGGAGCCGCTGGCTTGGATCCAGGCCACTCAGAACGCGGACGGTGGTTGGGGAGAGAGCCTCGGCTCATATCGAGACGAGACGCTGGCTGGCCGTGGTCTCGTATCAACGCCGACGCAGACTGCCTGGGCCATTATGGCGCTACTTTCCCATGTTCCTCACACACACCCGGCCATTGAGAGAGGGGTGCAGTATCTGATTCGCACTCAGGTTGATGTTCCTACAGGCGCCACATGGGAGCAGGAGGCATACGTTAGCGTGGGATTCCCCAACACGCTGTGGCTGGATTTTGGGTGCATGAAGCACGGCTATCCAATGGTTGCTTTGGGGCGTTACTTGCATGCTTGTAAAGAACACTAA